Below is a genomic region from Catenuloplanes atrovinosus.
GGCCGCACCGACCTGCCGCATCCAGTCGGTCACGCCGTGGCCCAGGCCGGCGACCAGCCGCTCCGGGTAGATCCGCGCCACCGTGGCCAGCTCCATCGCCAGCAGCGCCGGGTTGCGCAGCGCGACCGGTGCGATCCCGATGCCGACCCGCAGCCGCCGCGTCGCCGCGAGCGCGACCGTGGCCGCGCTGATCGACCCGGTCCAGCCGAGATCCTCGACCACCCAGAGGTCGTCGGCGCCGAGATCCTCCACCGTGGCCGCGAAGCCGGGCAGTTCCTCGGGCGAACGGTCACGATCGAACATGAACCCGATGCGCGGGCGCGGGGCGTTGGTCACCGGCCCACCCTAGATCAGCCCCGGGTGACCGCGTAGCGTCCGGCGGCCTCCGCCGCGCGGCCAGATCTGGCCTGCGCTGGCTGCGGGGTCGTTCCTCGAAGGCTCAGTCAGGTGCGTGGCCGGTTCGGCCCGCGCTGGCCGCGCGGTCGTGCCTCGGAAGCGGCGTCAGGTGCGTGGCCGGTTCAGGCCTGCGCCGGCCGCGTGGCCGCTCCACGAATCTTGCGTCGGCGCGCGACCGGGCCGCGAGGCTTGCGTCTGGCCGTGTGGCTGGGCCGCGAAGGTTGCGTTGGCCGTGTGGTCGTGCCGGGAGGCTTGCGTCGGCCGTGTGGCCGGGCAGTGAAGCGGCGTCAGCCGCGTGGGCGGACCAGGCCCGCGTTGAAGGCGGCGATGACCAGTTGGGCCCGGTCGCGGGCCGCCAGTTTCGCCAGCAGGTGGGTGATGTGGGTCTTGACCGTCTTGACGGAGATGACCAGCGCGGTCGCGATCTCGTCGTTGGAGAGCCCGCCGCCGATCAGCGTCAGCACCTCCACCTCGCGCGCCGTCAGCCCGCGCAGCGCGGGAGCCGGCCGGCCGGGGCGGGGCGTGCCCACGTAGTGGCTGATGAGGCGGGTGAGGATGGACGGCGCGAACAGGGAGGCGCCCGCGTGCGTACGGTGGATGGCGTCGATCAGGTCCTCCGGCCGCGCGTCCTTGAGCAGGAAGCCGGAGGCGCCGGCGTGCAACGCCTGCCAGACGTACTCGTCCAGCTCGAACATGCTCAGGACCAGCACCCGCGTGCCGGACAGCACCGGGTCGGCGCAGATGCGGCGGGTGGCCTCCAGGCCGTCGAGGTGCGGCATGCGCACGTCCATCAGCACCACGTCCGGCCGGGTGGCGCGGGCGCGCGTCACGGCCTGCGTGCCGTCCGCGGCCTCGCCGACCACCTCCAGCGCTGGCTCACTGTTGATGATCATGGCGAGGCTGCGGCGGAGCAGCGGCTGGTCGTCGACGAGCAGGACGCGCGTCACGACGCCGTGTCCGGGATGCGGGCGGTGACGCGGAAGCCGCCGTCGACCGCGGACGTGAGCAGCGTGCCGCCCAGGCTGGTGACGCGTTCGCGCAGGCCGGCCAGGCCGTGGCCGGCGCCCGGCGTGGCGTGCCAGCCGGGTGCGGGCCCGCCGTCCGCGACCGTGACCACCACGTGCGGGCCGTCCCGGTGGACGTGCACGCGCACGTCGGTCGGGCCGGCGTGGCGGGCGGTGTTGGCCAGCGCCTCGCGGACCGTGCGCGCGACCGTGACCTGTACGCCGGGCGACACCGGGCCCAGATCGGTCACGATGAGCTGCGGGCGCAGCCCGGCCCGGCCCGCGTTCTCCACGATGCCGGGCAGGTCGTCGAGGCCGTCGACCGGGGTGAGCGCGCCGGCGGGCGCGCGCAGCACGCCCAGCATGCGGCGCAGCTCCGCGGTGGCCTGGCGGCCGGTCTCCTCGATGTCGGTCAGCGCGTCCGCGACCTCCGGCGACTTGGGCAGGTGGCGGGTGGCGGCGGCCCGCACCGTGATCAGGCCCAACCCGTGCGACACGATGTCGTGCAGGTCACGCGCGATGTGCAGCCGCTCGGCGAGCACCGCCTCGGACGCGGCCCACGCGGTCAGGCGCGCCTCGTAGGCGGCCCGGTCGGCTCGCGCGCGCCGCACCGCCCAGATCGCCGCGCCGGCCGCGGCGCCCGCGATCACCGGCGGGAGCACGGACGCGAGGGGCCCGGACGCGCCGATCGAGCACATGCCCAGGGTGAGCACGACCGCGGTCACGACCGCGACGACCAGCACGGGGGACAGCGCGCGACGGGGTCTCACCGCATCGACTGTAGTTCTCGGACCCAGGTCGGAGACGGCCGCGGGATTCGGATCGCGGTCCGATGTGTACGCGCCGACCCGGCGGTTGACTGACCGGCATGATCACTATCGATCGGGTCAGCAAGACCAAGGGCAGGACCCGGATTCTGTACGACGTGAGCTTCGAGGCCCGGCCCGGCCGGGTCACCGGCTTCCTCGGCCCGAACGGCGCGGGCAAGACCTCGACGCTGCGCGTCCTGCTCGGCCTCGACCGCGCGGACGGCGGCACCGCGCTGGTCTGCGGCCGCCGCTACCGCGACCTGGACCGGCCGCTCACCCGGGTCGGCGCGCTGCTCGACGGCTCCGGCGCGCACCGGGCCCGGACCGCCCGCGCGCACCTGCGCTGGATGGCCGCCAGCAACGGCCTGCCGGGTTCGCGGGTGGACGAGGTGCTGGAGGTCGTCGGCCTGACCGCCGACGCCCGCAAGCGTGCCGGCCGGTTCTCGCTCGGGATGAGCCGCCGGCTGGGGCTGGCCACGGCGCTGCTCGGCGACCCGGAGGTGCTGATCCTGGACGAGCCGATCAACGGGCTCGACCCGTCCGGCATCCGCTGGATGCGGACGTTCCTGCGGGAGCGTGCGGCACAGGGGCGCACGGTCCTGCTCTCCAGCCACCTGATGGGCGAACTGGCCGAGACCGCGGACGACGTGGTCGTGATCGACAAGGGGCGGGTCGTGGTGTCCGGCTCGCTGGCCGAGGTCACGGGCGATCACCGTACGCTGGAGGACGCGTTCTTCGCCCTGACCGCCACGAGCGCGCCGGACGGTGCCGCGTGGTGACCGCGGAGCTGCGCAAACTGCTCGGGCTGCCGACCGCGTGGGCCGGCCTGATCGTCGGCACGCTGCTGGCCCCACTGACCGTGCTGATCAACGCGCCGTCGATGCGCCGGGTGATCGCGGACGGCACCATCGACGACCTGTCCGACCTGGGCCTGCGCGACCTCGGCATCGGGCTGGTCGGCCCGATGGTGCTCGGCGTGGTGGTGATCAGCAGCGAGTTCACGCCGACCGGCGAGCACTCGCCCGGCGTCACGCAGCTGCACGCCACGCTGACCGCCATGCCGTCCCGGCTGCGGCTGCTCGCCGCGAAGACGGCCGCGCTGATCGTGATCGTGTTCGGGCAGGCGGTCGTGGTCACGACCGCGGTGCTCACGCTGACCCGCGCGCTGCACGGCGATGTGATGCCGCCGACCGACTGGGCCCGGGTGGTCTCGGCGGTGCTCTACTGGGTGCTGCTGGCGCTGCTGTCGTACGCGATCACGCTGATCGTCCGCAACGGCATCGTGACGCTCACCCTGCTGATCATCAACAGCACGTTCGTCTCCGTCTCGTACCTGCTGACCAAGGTGACCGATCTGGCGCACTACCTGCCGGACATCGCGGGCGCGCGGATGTTCATCCGGGGTGGCGCGTTCGAGATGCCGATGTCGCCGCTCACCGCCGGCCTCACCATGACCGCCTGGGTGGTGGCGCTGCTCGCGATCGGCGGCTGGCTGTTCCACCGGCGGGACGCATGAGCGAGTCATCGGGTCGGCGCCGCCCCACGGCGCGACCGCACGATGGAGGACCGTCCGGCATGAATCTCCTGGTCGCGGAGTCGATGAAACTGTGGACGCTGCCGTCGCTGCGGCTCACCGTGCTGCTCACGCTGGCCTCGACCGGGCTGCTGCGCTGGGCCGCCGGTGAGCCCGGCGCGCTGCCGCTCACGTACACGCAGGCGGGTTTCCTGATCCTGGGGGTGCTGGCGGCGTCGTCCGAGCACGAGGCCGGCGGCCAGTTCCGGTCCACGCTGCTGGCCGTGCCCCGCCGCGCGCCGCTGCTCGCCGCCAAGGCGGTCACGCTCGCCGCCGCCACGCTCCCGGCCGCCGCGGCCGCGGCGCTGACCTGCGGTCTCGGCGTCCCGGCGACCGCCTACCTGGTGCTGACCACGCTGCTGGCCGCCGCGTCCACGGTCGTGATCCGCCACGCGGTCCCGGCCGTGCTCCCGCTGCTGCTCGTCTACTTCATCGCGAGCCCGCTGCTCCGCGACCGCCTGGCCGACTGGCTCCCCGGCGACCCGGGCGACCTCGGTCCGGCGCTCCCGGCCTGGACCCTGACCGCCGCGGCGATCGCCGCCGTGACCTTCCACCGGCGGGACGCGTGAGCATGCTCCGCGGCGATGTGGAAGGTTGGTCACTCGCGCGGCGCGCGGGCGGTAGGCGACCGTCCGGTGCGGTTCAGAGATCTTGTCGACAGATACGCCTTGTGCTGCCTGGGGGATCGTAGGGGTGAATGTGAGGGGCGGCCGGATCGGCATCATGTGAGGCCGGAGTCGAATCAGGGGCGCGACAGACGCCAAGGCTGTCGACGTGGACGGCGCGGTGGACACTTCAGGTATCGGAGACCCCGTCTGGAGGAACCAATGCCGCTATCGCCCATCCCCCGGAGGGTGGGCAGCCTTGGGCTGCTCAGAACGGTGATCGCCATAGTGGTCTGGACCGCTGCCTTGGCGCTCATGGCCACGGCTGTTCTCATTTCGCCGATGCTTCTCCTGCTCGTCGATACTGAAAGTGCCAACTTCGGTCGTTTGAGCGATATCGGTCAGGCCTATGGCCCGGTTTCCACGTTGCTGTCGGCGATTGCGGTGTGTGTGGCTGTGCTCGTCCAGCGGCGTCAGTTACGCCAAGAGCGCATGGTTATGGCGCGTGAACTGCATGCGGGTATCCTCAAGACCGCGATGGAGGAGCCGTCATACACACAGTGTTGGGGACCGAGGGTAGCGCCCACCGATGTCGATGAACGACTCTTCTACTACACCAGTTCGATCATCTCGACTTGGTACTACGGCTGGGACTGCGGCGAGCTGTCCGATGACACCGTGCGTGCGTATGTACGCGCAATGGCGGACAGTGAGATTCCAAGAATGTATTGGGCGTCGTACGGCGCATGGCGCTTGTCGGCGGCCAGAGGGCGTCAACGCCGGTTCATGGGGATGGTGGACACCGAGTTCCGGGCCGTCATGGCTGCGGGCCCACCGTTGAGGAGGGCGGAGCCGGCCGTCGCGCGGCAGCAGGCGACGGAGCCCACGCGGCCCGTCACGTGCTGCCGCCCGGCTCGTTCCTATTCTGGCCGTTCCGCGGACCGTACCTTCGCGAGGAAGTGGCGCCACTGATGCTTGCTGACCGTCAGCAGCCCGGTGGGCCGGGTCGAGTTGCGGATCAATACATTGCCTTGCCACGAAGCGACCTCAACGCAATGAAGGTCTGACACGCAGCGGGTGCTCCGCTTCCAGGCCGGTGCGTTACTGCCTTGCTTCGTCATGGTTGCGAACCTCTCGGAGATACGAAGAGGCGGCGCCGGAGATGGGACTCCGGCGCCGCCTCTTGCGTGCGGTCGATCGATGGATGAGAAGGTTAGGGGGCTGATGGACTCTCGGAGGCGGGCAGTGGTGCCGGCGTTGTCGTGTTCGGGTGCGGCGGCTTGGGCGCCGGCGATGTTCCGGCCGGAGTCGGTGGCGGTGTGCCGATCGGGTCCACCGGATCGGATGCCGGGGAATCGGGCTGCTCAGTCGGCGTCGCCCACCCGGCGTAACCGCCGCTGAGAACCTGGCATCCGTCGTCCGGCCCGTCCGGTCCGGAAAAGACGGAGAGACCGGACGATTCTCCGACCGTGACCGCGGCCCTGACTTCTTCACCTGGTTGCAGGTTCACGGTTCCGGTGTCCGCGAGAGCCTCCTGGAGGGATCTCACGATGCGCCATTCACAGGCCTTGCTCGCCGGTGCCTTCAGGGTCACGACATATCTTCGGCCGGGCGGGCCGGCCAGCGTGACCTCGAGTTCCGGGTGGCCGGCTGAGGCGGGTACCGCTGGCGTCAGCGATGGCGCGGATGCGCTCGGTATAGGAGCGAAGCTCACCTTGACCTCTGGTGGGACCGCGTGGTCCGGGCTGAGCGTCGCGCGAGCCGCACCGGGGCGTGTTTCTCCCGTCCCGGGCATGGATCCGGTTCGGTAGCCCAGTGCTGATGCGGCGGCCATCCCGGATACTACGAGAGCCACCATCGCGAACCTGTAACCGCGACCGCGACCGCGTGCGGCTGTGGTGTGGTCCCAGTACCGGGTCCACGCTCTGGCCGCTGATGTCGTCATCGCCGGTTCGCCCCAATCGGTGCTGCCCGGCTGGCGGCCGGTGGCTCGGCACAGTGTCAGATCGGATTCGGCTTCAGGATGCCCACATCGGGCAGCGAGGATTAAGAAGCCTAGGGCGATCTGCCACTGTCCATGCTTGAACAGCCGGAGGCAGATCCGGTAGGCATCCGCTGCGGCTGATAGTACGGAGATCATTTCTTCATGAGAGGCTCCATCTAGGTCGACGGATGCGATACGGCTTTGTTTGCCTTTGATCATCTTCGTTCCAGGGGTCGGCTGCGGTGGGCATCGCTTGCGATATGTGTGGCCGTGTTGCTGATGAGGGCCTTGATCTTATCCATATCGAATTTCGTGATTTTCTCGATGTCCCTGTAGCGGAAGTACAGCATTCTGGCTAGAAGATAAGCCCATTGCTCGTTGCGTGGTCGTTTCGTGAGCGCTTCGTGGAATCTGGGATAGCGTTTCTCATGGAGTCGTAATAGATGGTCAAGGGCTTCCTTGTTTCTGGCGGGATCGTTATAGGTGATGATCCAGTCCGGAACGAGGTCCCTCTGTGCCAAGTTGAGGCATGCGTCGATGTGGCCAGGGCGTGCCGCGGGGTCGTCGGGCGGGCTGAAGGCCTGGGAATGCCTCTTGGCTAGCTCCTGGATGTCGTCCGTAAACGGTGATTTGCGAGTCCGGAGACGGTATTCGACCTCGACAAAAAAATTCGCCCGTTCGGTGGCGAGGCAGCGCCATGACTCACTTTCGAATTCGCCTGAAGTCCTTCTTTTCTTTTGCGTGGTCTCGTGGTCGCGGTGTCTATCGTTGTCGACGACCATTTGGTTGCTCCGATTCAAAGCGAACGGCCCGGCTGCTCAGCAGCCGGGCCGTTCGTCGATATATGTCATGGGGGTGGATGGTCGTGGGGTGCACGGGCATGTGGTGGCGTCGTCACCCCGATCGGCGCCGTTTCGGCGCCGACTAGGTCGGATGTGGCAAACAGTACACGAACCGGGCAACTTGCGCAAAGCGGAATTTTTTTCGCCTCGAGATGGCTATGCGGTGCTGGCCGGTGTCGTAAGAGCAAACGATCTTCTGGCGAGGAGGACATGGCGACCCGGCCGCAGCGCCTGCTCGTTGTGCGGGGGTCCTGGCGCATCGGCCGGGTCATCCCTGGGGAGGCGGCCGGCGCGCCCGTCGACACGTGGTGTGACCGGGCGCACGGCGCGGGATATCGGGAATGCGGTCGCGTTCGCGGGACTTGTCGGCCACTGTAAGGGCGGCGGTCCGGGCGGGTCGTTACGCGCAGTGACGGGGCGAGGAGAGCGATGACGGCGACCATGGAACGGCAGGTGGCGGGGACCGCCACGCCGGGTGATCTGATGAGCGCGGGGGCGCGGGCACGGCTGGTGCTGGTGCTCGGCTCGCTCATCGCGATCGGGCCACTCACGATCGACATGTATCTGCCGGCGCTGCCGTCGCTGACCGCCGAGTTCGCCACGACGGCGGCGGCGGTGCAGCTGACGCTGACCGGCACGCTGGCCGGGCTGGCCGCGGGGCAGCTGGTGATCGGGCCGCTGTCCGACGTGGTGGGCCGGCGGATCCCGCTGCTGGCCGGCACCGCGGTGCACGTGCTGGCCTCGATCCTGTGCGTGTTCGCGCCGAACATCGCGGTGCTCGGCGGGCTGCGCGTGCTCCAGGGCCTGGGTGCGGCGGCGGCCGCGGTGGTGGCGATGGCGGTGGTGCGGGACCTGTTCACCGGACTGCCGGCGGCGCGCATCCTGTCCCGGCTGATGCTGGTGATGGGCGCGGCGCCGGTGCTCGCGCCCACGTTGGGCAGCGCGCTGCTGTCGCGTACCGACTGGCGTGGGGTGTTCGCGGCGCTCGCGGTCTTCGGCGTGCTCCTGATCGTGATGACCGCGCTGGCGCTGCCGGAGACGCTGCCGCGCGAGCGGCGCCGGCCGGCCACGCCGGGCAGCGTGCTGCGCGCCTACGCGGGGCTGCTCCGCGACCGGGTTTATGTGGGCCTGGCGCTGGTGACCGGCCTGATGATGGCGGCGATCTTCGGGTACGTGGCCGGCTCCAGCTTCGTCATGCAGGGCGAGTTCGGCCTCAGCGAGCAGGAGTTCGGCGTGGCGTTCGGTGGCGGCGCGGCCGGCATGATCATCGCC
It encodes:
- a CDS encoding sensor histidine kinase, whose translation is MRPRRALSPVLVVAVVTAVVLTLGMCSIGASGPLASVLPPVIAGAAAGAAIWAVRRARADRAAYEARLTAWAASEAVLAERLHIARDLHDIVSHGLGLITVRAAATRHLPKSPEVADALTDIEETGRQATAELRRMLGVLRAPAGALTPVDGLDDLPGIVENAGRAGLRPQLIVTDLGPVSPGVQVTVARTVREALANTARHAGPTDVRVHVHRDGPHVVVTVADGGPAPGWHATPGAGHGLAGLRERVTSLGGTLLTSAVDGGFRVTARIPDTAS
- a CDS encoding ABC transporter ATP-binding protein, translated to MITIDRVSKTKGRTRILYDVSFEARPGRVTGFLGPNGAGKTSTLRVLLGLDRADGGTALVCGRRYRDLDRPLTRVGALLDGSGAHRARTARAHLRWMAASNGLPGSRVDEVLEVVGLTADARKRAGRFSLGMSRRLGLATALLGDPEVLILDEPINGLDPSGIRWMRTFLRERAAQGRTVLLSSHLMGELAETADDVVVIDKGRVVVSGSLAEVTGDHRTLEDAFFALTATSAPDGAAW
- a CDS encoding response regulator transcription factor; translated protein: MTRVLLVDDQPLLRRSLAMIINSEPALEVVGEAADGTQAVTRARATRPDVVLMDVRMPHLDGLEATRRICADPVLSGTRVLVLSMFELDEYVWQALHAGASGFLLKDARPEDLIDAIHRTHAGASLFAPSILTRLISHYVGTPRPGRPAPALRGLTAREVEVLTLIGGGLSNDEIATALVISVKTVKTHITHLLAKLAARDRAQLVIAAFNAGLVRPRG
- a CDS encoding DUF6082 family protein, producing MIAIVVWTAALALMATAVLISPMLLLLVDTESANFGRLSDIGQAYGPVSTLLSAIAVCVAVLVQRRQLRQERMVMARELHAGILKTAMEEPSYTQCWGPRVAPTDVDERLFYYTSSIISTWYYGWDCGELSDDTVRAYVRAMADSEIPRMYWASYGAWRLSAARGRQRRFMGMVDTEFRAVMAAGPPLRRAEPAVARQQATEPTRPVTCCRPARSYSGRSADRTFARKWRH
- a CDS encoding multidrug effflux MFS transporter, translated to MTATMERQVAGTATPGDLMSAGARARLVLVLGSLIAIGPLTIDMYLPALPSLTAEFATTAAAVQLTLTGTLAGLAAGQLVIGPLSDVVGRRIPLLAGTAVHVLASILCVFAPNIAVLGGLRVLQGLGAAAAAVVAMAVVRDLFTGLPAARILSRLMLVMGAAPVLAPTLGSALLSRTDWRGVFAALAVFGVLLIVMTALALPETLPRERRRPATPGSVLRAYAGLLRDRVYVGLALVTGLMMAAIFGYVAGSSFVMQGEFGLSEQEFGVAFGGGAAGMIIATQLNVRLLRRWTPSQILVSALLGGLAAAVALVVFAVADVGGLAGVLVPLWLVLAAAGLAFPNAPALALSRHGEAAGTAAALLGAGQFGIGALAAPAVGVLGSNATAMAAVIAGSLAAATLVLFTLARPWRLAEPSGTDAVVAVH
- a CDS encoding DUF397 domain-containing protein, which codes for MTKQGSNAPAWKRSTRCVSDLHCVEVASWQGNVLIRNSTRPTGLLTVSKHQWRHFLAKVRSAERPE